From the Gossypium hirsutum isolate 1008001.06 chromosome A02, Gossypium_hirsutum_v2.1, whole genome shotgun sequence genome, the window TAACCAATCCAAATATTGACCTTGTTCTTTCTTATGTAGGGTGAGGAGGAGGAAGTTGGTCAGGTCTTCTCTAATCCCCCTGGCTACAAGATATTCCTTAAGTGCATCTTGTAATTGAGGTTCCAAAGAGCTGCACACAAAAGTTGTAAGTGAAACTAAGATGGATAATCATGTTTCATAATGTTCATAAATACCATATCGCGCCTGTAGAAATTTACGGAATGCTAAGATTTTGTCCTTTATGCTTAATTTAACCTAATAATTCTATGAACTTAATCAGAACATTAATTCAGTTTAGTTTGACTCTAAATAGCGGAATGAGCTAAACACCACATTCACTTATCCACTCTCATTTATAGCGATTAACTCATGAAATCATATGCATTGAAATTCAAACTAACATCCATGAAATGAAGGAATATAGCAGAACAATCATTATAGAACCCTAAGTAGAATTCTTTACTGCATATATTATTTGAAAAGTGGAAATCTCAGAGCAAAATTTCACCTGAATAAGGGACCTCTGTAAATGGAAGAACCAGGAACAGTTGTTGATTGAAGAAAATAAGCACTACGGATTTTGAAGTCAGACCTAGGAACTCCTTTCTCGGATACTCCACAATCAAACTGCAATATAGAACTCAACCCGGGCCTTTTTACACAAACCTTCATTAAAAGTTGCCTAGGAAATATACCCTCAGTAGCATATGTCTTCTGACTTAACAAAGCTGAAACAGCAACCTCTTCACCAGACTCACTTTTTCGCCGCAAAACAACATCCTGTGACTGTGATGAATTCCAGTCCAACACAAAATCTCCTAGAGAACCGTTATTGTCATCCTGAAACAGTACAGAATATATAACCATTTCCCCCAAAATTAGTAATGTTACACAGCTGGACATAAGTTTCTAAGATGCTTACACTTCAAAAAGAACTATACAAAAGTTTCTAAGTTGCTTACACTTCAAAAAGAACTATACAAACTATCAACAATAACTTGTTCCCACCACCATGTGGAGAAATTTTACAATATAAgtgcatttattttcttttttcacatCCAAACGTCTTGAACGAGTAGATTGTGGAAAATCCATTGGGGGTCCGTTCCATAAGTGGTATTAGACGTAAAATGGACATTGTTTCTCCAAGCACTATATAGCTGAAACTGAATGCCCCATAACATAAATAAGGCAGCATTTCAGTTTTACGGTTTAAAAATTGCTAAGGAAGCAAATGAATTGGAAGAAAGCAGATCAAAATAACAATTATTGCTACGTAAAAATAGCATAAAATTCTGTGTTTCAAAATATTATTGTCATTCAATTCATCAAAAACACTAGCATCTGTTTCCTTTATAGAAACCCATTTCGATCATAAGTTCTATGATCTAAAACTCGATGAACAAAGAACCAGAGCTTTTCTTGAGTCTCTAGTAACTACCTCATAataatcaaattctcaatgattTCGTCAAACAAACAAGTCCCAAAATCGATTAATAgatgagaaaagaaaaacaagagcaAAATAACCATAAAAAATCAATGCACAAAACTTTTCTTCGGTCTCTAGTAAACACCtcagaataatgaaattaatGATTAGGGATTGCATTCTCACTGACTTAGTCAAACAAACAAATCCCAATCGAGAGGGAAAAGGACAAAAGAACCTGAAAAGAGTTGGAAGAGAGCTCGTGGGATATTTCAGATTGCAAGACTTTAAGCAAGTTGAGGTCCTCCACAACCTTTCGGCTTTTGCGTAAGATTTGAGTTGCCCTCGGCATTTCTCTAACTCTTGTTCTCGGGTCTTTTACTTTTCCGTAGTCAATTTGTATTCGGCTGATGGCCGAAGATTATTAAATTCCAGTCCGAAAGTAGTGGTCCACCGCTTTTGTACAAGAACTGATAGTGGTAAAGCTAGACCCGCTAATGGCGAGGGCACTCGATCCAACCTGAATATCTGTCCGAAAGGTAAAAAATTTGATATAGGTACATTAAAtaagtttggaaaaaaaataaaatctatttttaaaacGGGTTAAACTTTAgataagatatttttatttgagCCTGATCTAGCTCGGCCTAAATTtactaaatgataaaaaaatttatttattttaataatattttttttattgttttcaccttatttaatataataaattcaaATCATTAATATACTCAAAagtattattttagaaaattttaaaattttaaaatttctttatctatttttttagatttttttaatttttaaaaattttttaaagtataaatttaagattttttataaatattttgaattttatttttttaataatttttgttgaaagaaagatcaatttgctcattttcaaaattgataaggaTCAAAGGAGTATTTATGCTaatatattattcaaattatttgtgtaacagctcgtttttagtcaaattgaaacagtggttttaggaccataaattcgaaaattgaaacagtggttttgggaccataaattcgaagtttaaataattattttattattattttaatgattacagtatgatagaataattgtgtgaaagtttcgttaagaaattttatcgtttgaatgcttaatttgataaaaaggacttaatcgtgtaaaatgtaaaagtgatgttctaatagttaaaggtatcaaatggCTATAGAATCTTAAAgaagaggtccttatgtggtaattaacccatttgagagttagtggatgatattggCTTGGTTTTTGGTGTaaatattaagtattttaaaggttaaatatgtaaattgattattaatggttaattaaattaaaacaaaaccattttatcatcttttatcatccttctCAATCGAAATTAGAAGAGAAGAAACACCATAGTTAGGTTTTTCATTCGGCCAAGGTTGTATAGCtcattaaggtacgatttttgccccttttttaatgatttctatgtttttgagatcgttgcagcttaatctagctagcccaaggactaatttataaatctgttaaaggtttagggttttgccattgatgaatgttgatgtattttgatgtttaatggta encodes:
- the LOC107951951 gene encoding uncharacterized protein, coding for MPRATQILRKSRKVVEDLNLLKVLQSEISHELSSNSFQDDNNGSLGDFVLDWNSSQSQDVVLRRKSESGEEVAVSALLSQKTYATEGIFPRQLLMKVCVKRPGLSSILQFDCGVSEKGVPRSDFKIRSAYFLQSTTVPGSSIYRGPLFSSLEPQLQDALKEYLVARGIREDLTNFLLLTLHKKEQGQYLDWLQKLESFVAKDERLFTAAAG